The following coding sequences lie in one Lolium perenne isolate Kyuss_39 chromosome 2, Kyuss_2.0, whole genome shotgun sequence genomic window:
- the LOC139835906 gene encoding uncharacterized protein: MEEGTIFASMSECRNALVTYCIRAERTFEVDKSDRVRYRVHCPTEDCPWRMHASKMRNSTNVQVKVNPFRHTCLESTLRKETISRAKSRWVAEEVKRWVTEDHQVGTKELQKKLKEKFKIEVPYMRVFNGKQHAMDSIYGNWQESFKLLYSFKGEVEKTSPGSIVDIDHHTVEYTLRGMTMTKECFRRVFVCFEACRRGFLEGCRPYLAIDATFLTGRFKGQLVAACAVDGHNFVFPVAYGVIEAESEESWTWFLQNLRRAIAHPNGLVIHTDACKGLEVAVDNVFPGVEHRECMRHLAANFGKKFKGKVYADNLWPASLTCSVKKHNYHMRQLYKNDKVKEYLETHHSKLWARSQFSEVSKVDYVHNNLAESFNSTIQKLKGLYLADLLDKIRVEYVQKFLVRAGIAEAKFMGHIIIPSVMNELKQKTRGLEMDMTRCSATTAEVSFLDKEKREWRYPVDLEARTCSCRQWQITGLPCIHALFFITTLSGQAGNIQQYVHDYYSVAKFKATYAHALPALEGKQQWDPVDPGFKLCPPVLKRAAVDPAFGECFDVSNDEQNDDQNEDAPQNDQIDDPIDDPIDEPQNYQNDDPIDNGNDDPIDNGNDDPIDDPIDEPPNYQNDDPIDNGNDDPIDNGNDDPIDDPIEEKIEAPNVGVQPSVVVSSTCSVVGSNKVVAVSSEVVKVPTTKRRRKEAMSTRITRSKVVARSARTKKKPQRFVDE; encoded by the exons ATGGAAGAAGGTACCATCTTTGCATCCATGAGTGAGTGTAGAAATGCACTTGTGACATACTGCATCAGGGCAGAGCGTACATTTGAAGTTGACAAGAGCGACAGAGTACGTTACAGAGTGCACTGTCCgactgaagattgtccatggaggATGCACGCGTCTAAAATGCGAAATAGCACGAATGTTCAAGTCAAAGTGAACCCTTTTAGGCACACATGCCTGGAATCAACCCTGAGGAAGGAAACAATCAGTAGAGCCAAGTCAAGATGGGTGGCTGAAGAAGTAAAACGGTGGGTGACAGAAGACCATCAAGTGGGTACAAAGGAGttgcagaagaagctcaaagaAAAGTTCAAGATAGAGGTACCATACATGAGGGTTTTCAATGGAAAACAACATGCTATGGATTCTATTTATGGTAATTGGCAGGAAAGTTTTAAACTGTTGTATTCATTTAAGGGTGAAGTGGAGAAGACCAGCCCAGGTAGTATTGTAGATATTGATCACCACACCGTGGAGTACACGTTGAGGGGAATGACAATGACCAAAGAGTGCTTTAGAAGGGTTTTTGTCTGCTTTGAGGCTTGTCGCCGGGGTTTTTTGGAAGGCTGCAGGCCCTATTTGGCTATTGATGCTACTTTTCTCACAGGGAGGTTTAAAGGACAGTTAGTAGCAGCTTGTGCAGTTGATGGACACAATTTTGTATTTCCAGTTGCTTATGGCGTGATAGAGGCAGAGTCTGAGGAGAGCTGGACTTGGTTTTTGCAGAATCTGCGCCGGGCTATTGCACATCCCAATGGGTTGGTAATTCATACAGATGCTTGCAAGGGTTTAGAAGTAGCCGTGGACAATGTGTTCCCTGGAGTAGAGCATAGGGAATGCATGCGTCACCTTGCTGCAAATTTTGGGAAGAAATTCAAAGGAAAGGTGTATGCCGACAATTTATGGCCAGCATCTTTGACTTGCAGTGTGAAGAAGCACAACTATCACATGAGGCAGTTATACAAAAATGACAAAGTGAAGGAATATTTGGAAACACACCACTCCAAGTTATGGGCCAGAAGCCAATTCAGTGAAGTGAGCAAAGTTGACTATGTGCATAATAATCTTGCAGAGTCTTTCAACTCAACGATCCAAAAACTAAAGGGTCTTTATTTGGCGGATTTGCTTGACAAGATAAGGGTAGAATACGTGCAGAAATTTCTTGTTCGAGCAGGAATAGCCGAGGCAAAATTCATGGGACACATTATAATCCCTTCCGTGATGAATGAATTGAAGCAGAAAACAAGAGGCTTGGAAATGGACATGACTCGTTGCTCAGCTACGACGGCAGAGGTATCATTTTTGGATAAAGAGAAGAGGGAATGGAGATATCCAGTGGATTTAGAAGCTAGAACTTGCAGTTGTAGGCAATGGCAGATAACTGGGTTGCCATGCATTCATGCCTTGTTTTTCATCACTACTCTGTCAGGTCAAGCAGGTAACATACAACAGTATGTGCATGATTACTACTCTGTTGCAAAGTTCAAAGCCACATATGCACATGCCTTACCAGCTTTGGAGGGAAAACAACAATGGGATCCAGTGGACCCTGGTTTTAAGCTTTGCCCTCCAGTTCTGAAGAGAGCAGCAG TAGATCCAGCGTTCGGAGAGTGTTTTGATGTTTCAAATGATGAGCAAAATGATGATCAAAATGAGGATGCA ccacaaaatgatcaaattgatgaTCCAATTGATGATCCGATTGATGAGCCACAAAATTATCAAAATGATGATCCAATTGATAATGGAAATGATGATCCAATTGATAATGGAAATGATGATCCAATTGATGATCCGATTGATGAGCCACCAAATTATCAAAATGATGATCCAATTGATAATGGAAATGATGATCCAATTGATAATGGAAATGATGATCCAATTGATGAtccaattgaggagaaaattgagGCTCCAAATGTTGGTGTCCAACCTTCTGTGGTTGTGAGTTCTACTTG CTCTGTTGTAGGTTCGAACAAAGTTGTGGCAGTGAGCTCTGAGGTAGTTAAGGTGCCGACAACCAAGAGGAGAAGAAAAGAAGCAATGAGCACAAGGATCACAAGGAGCAAAGTAGTGGCAAGAAGCGCAAGGACCAAGAAGAAGCCGCAACGCTTTGTAGATGAATGA